The Sulfurospirillum sp. UCH001 genome segment ATGCATTGACAATACGAATGCCAATAGCATCAATCCACGCATCTAAAAAATCAGGTAAAGCTCCACCACCACTTACAGCAAGACGTAATCTTCCACCAAATTTTTCCTGCACAAGAGCAAGTTTTTTCTTTGCTAGTGCATTTAAAGGAGTGAGCAATAAACGTTTTATAAAAGCAATCGTTTTATCTATGTATCGAAAAAGGAAAGAGCGCTTTTCAAAACAAGGAAGTTCATCTTTTATAACACGATCTGCCCTATTATAGGCAGCTGAGATGGCGACTAATTTATTAAATAATTTTGCCTTTTTGGGATCTTTCTTCTCTAATGCGGTATTGATTTTGGTGTACATTGACTCCCAAAGTCTTGGAACCGTAGCAACGATCGTTGGTTTATACTCTTCTAGATCGCTTGCAAATGTTTTAATGGTCGAGTAAACCGTACAACATCCTTTTGAAAGGGCTACATATTCGGCGGCACGCTCAAAAATATGCCATGAAGGAAGAATGGAAACCCATACATCACTGCTTTGGAGTGCGATCAGAGGAGGAAGTTCTCGCACATTATACATAATGTTTTTATGGCTTAGAGGAACGCCTTTGGGGGTACCTGTCGTGCCTGATGTATAGATGATTGTAACGATATCTTCTTCATCCAATGTCTCTTTGGATGCAATGAACTCTGCTACTTCATTGGTATGAATGATGCGATCTTTCAAAATATCTTTGTACGAATAGATATTGCTTAAAAAAGAGTGTACTTTAGGTGCTTCAAGAATAAAAATAGCTTTGAGTTTCAGATGCTCCAACATCTTCTCATGACGAATATAGATATGCTCATCTTCAACGATAAGAAACTCAGCTCCTGAATGAGAAAGGATGAACTCCAGCTCTTGTGTAGGTGTATCACATCCTCTTGGAATACCAATAGCACCCAAAGAAATCAGCGCTAAATCTGTAACCATCCACTCATAACGATTGTCACATAAAAACATGACTTTTGAGCCCTTCTCAATCTTTTTTGCCTTAAAGGCACGAGAAAGGACTAAAACATCTTCAAATAATTTTTCATAACTAACTTCAAATTCTTTATCTGCTACTTTATAAATAAAAGCTTTTCTCTCTTTATGCTGTTCATAGGTCTTGATAAACATATGAAACAACGTGTTTTCTTCACGATGCAAGCACAATCCTTAACAATTCAAATTAGCTTTATTGTAATCTTTATTCCTGAAAGAGAAGCTTATCTTGAGCGAAATGCTTTAAAAATGCAGTAAATAATTACGATTTGAACAATTAAAAGCCCTACATGTAGGTAATACACTTGACTCTCTTTATTGATAACACCAAAGAACTCGATGATTTTATAAAAAAGATAAGAAATAACCATCCCTGCAAGATAACCTTGTTGTTTTATGACATCGGCAAATGAAAGTAAAGCTGTTCGTTTTAAAGCAAGTGTTTCCATACGCATCAGGTAGTTTCCAAAAACAAACGTCAGTTGATAAGAGATATAGATAAAAAGTACATTCTGGTAGTTGTACTGAAAAATAAGAAAGCTTATGACGATTAGTAGCGAGAGTATCTCTACTAAAAGTGTTATGCGGTAAAAGACGAGAAGATTCATCATCTTCTCGTACATTTTTGCCACAATCAATAAGCCTACTGCTAACCCAATGCCTCCAAGTGAAAACACGGAAGGCTCAAGTGGTGTATACAGCACAAAAACACTCCCCACTGCAAGCCCAAAAAAGAGGGAATTGAGTAGCTTATACCAAAGGTAAGGTCGTAGGCTAATTGTCATTAGAATTTAGCTTCCATGCCTAAGTAATAACTGCGCTGTGCAGAAGCGAAGCCATAGGCAGTTTGATAGTATCGATCGAAAATATTATTGACTTTAACATATGCATTCCACGTTGGGTCAATTTGATAACTCACTTTTGTATTGGCAACAAAATAGTTTCCTGTATCGACTTTACTAGCTGGCCATGTTGAAAAATCTTGATCTGCACGAGAACCAATATACGTACCATTAAGATTCCATGCTAATTTTTTGATTGGCATATACGTTGTATAAAGGGTACTCTGATAACGAGGTCGTCTTGTCAAACGTGTACCGTCTTCTTTTTTAGCATCCACATAGGTGTAATTTCCACCCATTAACAAAGACTGCATCAGCTGTTGTTCATAGGAAATTTCAACACCCCGCATAATTGAAGTCCCATCAATATTGACATTTTTCGACGTTGCACTGTCCCAGTCGATCATATCTTCAATCTCATTTCTAAAAAAGTTGATCGTTAAACCAGCATACTGTAAACCCACATTAAAACTTTTAATATTTTCAGGTTTTAAATCAAAATTACTTGCACCCCAAATATTGATCATGTCAAGCATTGAAGGTGTTTTGTATGCCGTTCCATAGTTGGTATATAGATTGAATTGATCGGTAAAAAGATATTTCGCGCCGACTTTGCCTGTGACTTTATCCTCGAATGCACTAAACTTATCGTATCGAAGGGCTTCTGTTAGCACCAGTTGAGAAAATTGATTGGTGTTATTGATATACAGTGCTTTAGCATTATCGTCACGTTCTTCTTTCGGAGCACCTACTTGCGTGTATTCAATTTCACGTTTTTCATACGAAGTTCCTAAAACAAGCGCACCTTTATCATAATATTTCCACGTATCTTTCATTTCAATCGAAGGTATTTCACCTTTATAATCGCTCACCCCATAAGCAGCATCTAACTCTTTTTTGATGAAACTACTTTGTGTGAGTGTCGTTTCAAGCGCATGATTTCCCACAAAATATTTATAGCTTACATATCCCGAACGATTTCTGATATCACTA includes the following:
- a CDS encoding long-chain fatty acid--CoA ligase, whose protein sequence is MHREENTLFHMFIKTYEQHKERKAFIYKVADKEFEVSYEKLFEDVLVLSRAFKAKKIEKGSKVMFLCDNRYEWMVTDLALISLGAIGIPRGCDTPTQELEFILSHSGAEFLIVEDEHIYIRHEKMLEHLKLKAIFILEAPKVHSFLSNIYSYKDILKDRIIHTNEVAEFIASKETLDEEDIVTIIYTSGTTGTPKGVPLSHKNIMYNVRELPPLIALQSSDVWVSILPSWHIFERAAEYVALSKGCCTVYSTIKTFASDLEEYKPTIVATVPRLWESMYTKINTALEKKDPKKAKLFNKLVAISAAYNRADRVIKDELPCFEKRSFLFRYIDKTIAFIKRLLLTPLNALAKKKLALVQEKFGGRLRLAVSGGGALPDFLDAWIDAIGIRIVNAYGMTECAPTIAGRALQCNTFSTLGLPVNGTTLKIVNKEGDQVGAGEVGEIWVKGEQIMHGYYQNPEENAKSFSEDGFFKTGDLGKLTLKGELVITGRSKEIIVLASGENVDPSRIESTISMLPFITDAILVGHTKKGLGALIVPDFEKLKEYVAVHFNKAVHNIEQVMEDKQIVAKIKSEMNDLLHQGQGFKPFEKLQNIHFLEKEFTVGEELTNTFKKKRHVIEKKYKEIIDKFIH
- a CDS encoding TonB-dependent siderophore receptor, whose translation is MKNLKGFRGKYFSLAAILALNATIALASEGQSVVDNEKQLYTPKAEASSETTEVLEESAAPVVVISKKIKEKKSEVYTASKSLVSATNITDNVSIITSEELSLKGITSVTDALNTIPGVSFASNGGLGKSTGVFMQGMSNKYILVLVDGVRYNDPSNTSGADFSQLLIGDIERIEVIKGAQSGVWGADAAAGVINIITKNAQNGTHGTAGIEMGSYGRRSANTSISHKTDQFDVMLSVERVTEDGFTSQAPWGEKNIKQYEDDPYRNTTVNFKTGYWINPYNRIEAGYHDVNALNSYDENTPNDEQHSDIRNRSGYVSYKYFVGNHALETTLTQSSFIKKELDAAYGVSDYKGEIPSIEMKDTWKYYDKGALVLGTSYEKREIEYTQVGAPKEERDDNAKALYINNTNQFSQLVLTEALRYDKFSAFEDKVTGKVGAKYLFTDQFNLYTNYGTAYKTPSMLDMINIWGASNFDLKPENIKSFNVGLQYAGLTINFFRNEIEDMIDWDSATSKNVNIDGTSIMRGVEISYEQQLMQSLLMGGNYTYVDAKKEDGTRLTRRPRYQSTLYTTYMPIKKLAWNLNGTYIGSRADQDFSTWPASKVDTGNYFVANTKVSYQIDPTWNAYVKVNNIFDRYYQTAYGFASAQRSYYLGMEAKF